From the Limanda limanda chromosome 7, fLimLim1.1, whole genome shotgun sequence genome, the window TGGCTCCGCACAGCGCCAGCCTCCGGACTGTGCCCTGCCTCGGCCCCCCCGCCACACTGGCAGACCTCATGTTCATGTAGTTTTAGCACGCTGTTGTCAAAGTGGGCCGAGGTTCCATCGCTGGGAGTGGGGCTGCTGCCACCGGGCGCCCCCTGTCCACCGGTGTCGATGGACAGCAAGTTACGGATGACACACTGTGTGGGGGTCAGGTCCGTTTCGGGGGTGCAGGCAGAGCTGCCTCCATCGAGTCGTCGATAGGGGGTCTCTGAGATGGGGGTGGTGAAGCCTGACAGGGAGGGGGAAGGGGCACGGGGCTCATGGATACAGGTACCACTCATCAGGGGTTTCCCCAACACCGCAGGTTAgggtggatggaggatggagaggtAAACCTGAAGGAGAAGAGTTACGACAACAAATGCATTAGAATGACACAGTCCCAGCTGTGGACCAAAGGTGACCGGGCCTTTCAGGGCTCCCACTCTTTGGGACAATCTCCCTGAGGAGATCCATCTGACAAACCCCTTGTCCTTGTTTGAATCTCtattaaagacacatttttacagGCATTTAATACTGGTATCTTATCTTGTTTTCACTCTTTCCTCATCAGCAACCTTTTGTTATGTCGGTATCTGTTCTCTATTGCTGTGTGATCTTCAAATTGCTTCTAAATAGATTCTTATCGTTTGCTTTTTAGctgtttcctattgtttgccttcaattttCCATTTTGACCTTGTAATACACATTGTCACTGGGTTTTAACAGGTGCTTTGTTAATTCAGTTTATAATAATTCttactattattatcattgcCATCAGTGCGCtacatttttaaagatatataAACAAACACGGATCAATTTCAGCACTGGACAGCTCAGTTGGACTCAGGGAGCTGTCCAGTGCTGAAATGACTTGTGCTGTACTGTTAGTGTCTCTTCTGATCTTTTAGATCCACCAGACGAGTGTAGTCGTGCAGTGAGTTGGGCAACCAGCCAGTCCACCAGTTTAACCACTCAGACGCTCCATTTCCTCAACAGAAGTCAGTGTGAATCGCGCAGTATAAAGCctcatctctgtgtctgtgaatgGGAATGAAAACCAGCCTGCCCAGTGGAGCCATCACCCAGAGAGTGGCGAGGGGGGCTTTATGAATGAATCGAGCACAGGAGTGTGTGCAGCTTCAGCAACGCAAGACGGTCACCTGTTCTCTGAGGAGCATCGCATGCAGCCTGACAGCATCCGAGCAAAACGGCTCCCGTATGTCGCCCGTCGTGCATCAAGTGCAAGAGCATTGTGTGCATTTTTCAAGAATATGGCGAATTGCATAACCACCTCGGCGTGCGTGCGTGCCTGCGTGCATGTGGTGGGGGGGCGGTGAGGTGGAAGGGGGCGGgggtgtagagagagagagagagagagagtatacTATTCACACATATCCTACACAAACACCCGCTCAATGTCTTATACTGCACCACTGCACGAAAGGAGCCAAATTAAAGCGTGACAAAAAAAAACCGGCCAATAAACAACCAGCCGGGCCTGTGCGAGGGAGCAGTgcgcacatgcatgcacatacacacacacacacagagccacacacacgcgaatgcacgcacacgcacacgcaagaAGATCAATCTTTAAATAACCGAGGATGCGATGATGACACTCAGCAGCATCATAGCCGACGTGCATGAATCGCGAGCCCGATGCCTACTATGGTCCATGCCAAGTGAAAGTGCCGCAGCGTCTCCACAGCCACTCATGATGTTGGCATCGTTACGCACACGCATATTTCATAATGTTGCTGCACAAATATGATTTTCTTTGCATCCGTCGACGGTGATTGGTTCCTTGGCAGCATCGGCTCGTTGGTGCAGTGCAAAGCGGCGTGAACGCGACCGAGCAGCTGCACCATGCAGGCTCCATGTTCCCGAAACCCTTATCCCCTATTCAATCAGCATTTAACCGGATAGTGTGACATTCCCTTACCTTTCTGCCCGCTTGATGCCGCGTTGTCAAGTGCAGGGGTGGGCTCCGCTTTCTGTTTGTCCGCGATAATGAGACAATCGTTGTTCCTCCTCGGTCCAGTCTGTCGCTTTGGATTTCGCCTTCCTAGATCCACGAGTTCCACGTTCCTGGGACCGATCCCAGCGGCCGAATCGTGTTATCAATAACCGGGGACCCATGCAACGTGAGGCGCGCTgggttattttctttttttgcaggGGGGGGCTGTCTCTTTCCCAGTGCTGAATTGACGTCACGGAAATGAGACTTGCACCGCAGTGGGGCGCTAGAACCAACCTCTGCAaaagagacaacacacacacatacaactaGGATTTCGATCCTCTGCACgctgtgtttgtttaattttgtgcTCATTTCATTCACTGATATCCACATCTGAGAAATTCACCTGCACGTTcctccatcctgctgctgaTGTGACTCTGAACGATACACGTGGCTCCAGGGATGCTGGTGTGCTACTCTCCCAGGCTGGATCCCTGAAGTGGATCCCAGAAAACCTGAGGGGTCTCAAAAAGCAAGTTCACACAaaagcagctgtggctcaggaggtgaaGCAGAAGGTCGTCGTTATCCAGCTCAACCAATTTATGTTCCAAAATATCCTTGggtaagacactgaaccccaaattgccgcTGACAGCTGTGGTGGCTGTGTGAGTTATGTGTAATAGAGAAAGTGTAGAGTATTAAAGTGTTTTGGATGGATTAATGGAGCAACTgaactgtaaagcactttgatgGTCATCAAGATAAGAAAAGTCTATTTACTCGTCTCCTCTGGCCCAAGTATTTTGATTcagttataaatatttaaacactgAAGTGAGTCCTGGTTATCTGACCATGACTTATGGAGGGTCTATGTGTCATAAACTTGTTTCAAAACCTTTAACAAAACCTTTATCATATTAAATAATCCCTTGCCTGTGTCTCTCAGTAATGCATTTGGGTAATTTCAATTGAGAGCCATGACAGCTACTTTGATAGATGTCAACTTGACCAACATAGAGATGTTGAAGTTTCATGTTAGCTTTCaccaaactgtgtgttttgccctGAATCACATATAATGGAATAGTATTAAAATAAATGCTTTCACTATTAGTGTGGGCatctatttattgttttaaaacagacaCATATCCTTTCATGGTGTATAGTCAAAAGAGTGATGGAAGAGCCCAGTGGCTTTCTAACAGCTTAATATTATCATCCTGCTGATGACCATGCACTCAGCTCTCACTGGGGTAAACAAAGCATCATTATCTTCATCATAATCACAACTCACATTAGCAGGAAAATGGAGGACGTACACTGCAGGGGAAAACATGAGGAAACAattgaagtaaaataaaattgtatgtTTGCTTTGTATGTGACAACAAATAATTGTTACCTGTTCCTCAGGGTTGATGCAGCAGTGCATCTCTGTCCTGAAGAGGACAACATGTCAGCTCTGTGCAGTTTGTGCAGTGAACTCTGAACCGAGTCAGCAAGACAACCAGGGAGTGGATTCCTGATCCTAACCAGCAGGGATTATTTTAATCAAACAGGAAGAATTAAGTAAAGTAGCATTCATTGTTACAGAGTTTAACTTGTTAAACTAATGTCCGTTATTATTctagtaaataaaaaataaaagctttattggagaaaaataaagacagcACTTAATTCAGATCTTTTCAATAATCAGAGAGGTGCGGTATTTGTTCACTTTTTTCTTtgcaataaataaacattttgaacaTTAAAAACCCTAACCTGCCTACATACTTTATCATCCTCATGGTTCATCAGTGGTTGATAGTTTACGTTTGAATAGATTCATGACAAACAGCTACTGTGgtatttttcatgtatttattattatatttatttcattttcatggaTTTTTCAAACCCACAATACAAAGAGTTTTACAAtggcaacaaaataaaacagactggTCATATAATCAGCCCAGACCTGCTGGTGGCAGTGATGCACAAAACTGTAGTTTGcgagagaaaacagaaattcAGCTAATGTCTATAAAAACTTGATTTATTGCCTTAGCCACAAATCCACAGAATAcacatttcttatttttcaaaacaatcCAGCTGGAAGTAATCTAAAGGAATCGACGCAATTTGAACTTCTAGCGTTAAATTAATATCATTAACCTAAGAAATAATTAATTGTCGCTTTATCACTTGTTTTCtgtgagttttaaataaagctgctttaagaCAGAAAAAAGCAGAGCTGCGCACGGTTTGTCCCTCCGGCTCGCCGTAGTCCGCACGGCGGGATTAGCTTGAAGCTGTTGAACCGAAAGTGTCACAACAGAGAAGCATGAGCTTTAAACTTGTTGCCTGGAACCACAGCTGGTGTTGATCCACAGAcaggaccctaaccctaacccaccacAAGGTAACCTCCCCGACCACCGACGGCTATAACAACCGACACTGAAGTAGTGGACTAGAaccagctagctagctaactgtAGCTAGCCCGCTGCTCGCCCCGGCTGCTCTCAGCTGTTGTTGGGTGTAAACATGGCAGCCGACATGACTGTGTGTATCTGACTGTGCCATGCCGTGTTTCCAGGCTCCTTTCCCCGGGGAGAAGATGTGTTCCCTCTCGCTGTTCCCTCCTCCGCTGGCCCTCGGACAGAGCACCCTGTGCGAGTCCAACAACGAGCTGCTGCCCGGGTCCAGCACCGAGGACCGAGCCCAGCAGGTCCGGAGCTTATATGtgtcatggtggtggtggtgttgaaATAGTCCAGTGTCTCTGCTGGTGTTGATGGACCGGGTCCAGTGGATGTGTCTTCACCCACGTTGTGTTGTCTTTCTGCAGGACACCAGTCCACTGAGTCTCTACTTCCCCCGGGAGTCTCTGAAGCTCCACAGCCgaacagagagcagcagcaagGCAGCGTTTCTGGACCATTCCGAGACCCTGTGGATGAGGAGTGCTGCAGCATGGTAACACAATCCTGAGACCGTAACACTCACAATGGTCCTCATATGACTGTGcaactacacacatacacacaacatgcaggTGTGGTACATGTAGCAGACGATGTATAACTTTAATAATAGATGTATTACTGTCTAGACAACATAGGATTTTGAAGATGACATTGTTATTCTCCATAAGAATCTATATAAATTTGCTTTGAATGATTTTGAAGTACTGAACAGGGCATTTTACACTAAAAGTACAACTTAACAGGGTTTTCTGGTTGGAAAATTATGCAGTAGATACACCTTATTTAAACTAGTATGGTAATAATTTACTTGATTTTGTTGTAGCGATAGGAGTCTTAATTTAATGGGAATTAATTTTCTCTGAGAATAGGGTTATATTTGCTGAATATTTGCAGCTCTCGTCATTTGGATATTACAGTTTTCAACAACATAttgtaagaaaaaaagaaagaaacaattcACGTGGAATCTTATGTAACTTGTGTTGAAGAATGAAAATGCAGAGGTTAGTAGTTTAAACTGCTGAGGCTGGTGGTTCAAGCCCTCATCTCTATCTGGGTCTATGTTGAAGATGACATCCTGTGAGACATCATGTCGAGACAATGTTCTGTCTTAACAATAATTTGTCCCAAATCTATTACAGacaaatgtaataatgtgaCTTGTCTCTGTTCCAGGCGGGATGGTGGTTTCACAGGACTCCTAACCGAAATTACCAATTCAAATACAGAGGGTATGGAacttgtattttgttttttttcttctttacacATACCAACCTGGTTTTGCATTTCCAATATTCAATAACTGTTGAATGTCTTTCTCTTGCAGTGCCAAAATGGCTGTCAGTGAGTTCTGGTTGCACCCTGGCTTTGCTCCAGAGGGTCTCTTCGTTTCACGGCTCCTTGTTTCCTCATCTTACAGTAAGTTCTTACctagaaaaagtgctgcacatgttTATCACTTGTTTGTTGTGTTACCTTAACTTGTGTATTTTCCTCTTTGTCGTTTGCTCCACAGTTAAGCAGTGAAAACATGATAGCTGAGTTTTCACAAGTACTGAACTGGTAAGTGCCACTGATTAAAGATGTATGTGTGCAGTTGGGATGATTTAAAGAATAATCTCATCATTCAGCAGTGTTCTTGACAATTAATGTAAGAAAGTAAATAGTTTTCCCATCCAaattttcaaacatttacattgatggataatgaaaacaatcataATTTAAAACCAAAGTTTGTTGAATAGTCCACAACCTTTCTCTGCTTGTATCCCTTCTTTATTACCAGGTCTGACTGTGTGGTGCGAGCCTTTGCGTGGCATCCTCACACAGATAAGTTTGCTGTCGCCCTCCTGGACGACTCCATTAAAATATACAACCCTAAAAGGTACAATTACTTTACTGTTGCCAACATGACAGCAGAATAAAGTCTACACTGCATATCAGCAATGAAACCATACTCTTGCTTTCCTTccaatttattcttttattcttttacccGAAGACTACAATAGCGAAACTCGTTGTTCTTAAACTTTGACATAGCACTTTAGGTATTtgacatttctccttttgttctCTGACAGCCCCACCACTCCCACACTGAAGCACCGTCTCCAGAGGAGCGTGGCAGCAGTGCAGTGGAAGCCGTTGTGTGCGTCTGCTTTGGCTGTCGCTTGTCAGAACTGTTTACTGGTCTGGCACGTGGACCCCTGCTCACTGTCAACCAGGTACGTGAAGTATAATGTGTTCAAAAATCATTGAATTCAGTCAGCAGCATTCAAACTGTCATAAATGCCGTTACTACTCAAGCAGGCTGCCACTTATCTGGATATAAATCATCTGAACTGATTAAATGTATCACTACAGATTATTATCGGGAAGTACagacaaaatgtgatttaaatgtcCATAAATTCACTTATTAAATAAATTTAGACTTTACTGTCAcagtttttctgtcattttaatatGAATTCTATAGCTATGAGGTATTAAAAGAGTCTTACGAAATcgttaatttaattgttaaacCCTGCAGAAACTCTCATATAcctgttgtatttttctttcttcatgaCGCCCCGTTCTTCTTCCTTTTGACCCGTCCAGGCCTTCATCCGGTTGTGCTCAGGTTCTGTCTCATCCTGGTCACTCCCCAGTCACTTCCATCGCCTGGTCCCCAAACGGATCTCTTCTGGTGTCAGCCTCACCCATGGACACTGCTATAATGGTACGTTCCAACTGATTCATATTAAGTGATTGACTGAATTTCTGACAAGGTTGTTCGGCCTTTTGACTTCCGTGTACGGTTCAGGTTTGGGACGTCGCTGCAGAAAGCTGTGTGCCACTCCAGCGGGTCGGAGGAGGCGGGGTCAGCTTTCTGTCCTGGTCCCCAGACGGCAGCCATGTCCTGGCTTCTACACCCTCTGCCCTGTTCAGGTTAGAGACAGCGAATAAGAGATTGAGAGTTTCTAAAATACCCAGCTTCCTAGTTGTCTAGCTTCCCTCCTTCATTCCCTCTTTTCTTGTTGAGCTACATTTGCACATTTCAAGTTCAAGATATGCAAAGCTGCCAATTTTCTCCTTCATATTTAATGCGTGTGGACAGTGGCCACTTTCTATATGATTGTAGAGCGCCATGAATATTTATGAACATGTAAGGGATTAGTGGTATAGTCTGGAATTAATCAGGTGTCACCAGATAATAATTGGATGGAGgtttttttacaaatgaataAGTGGAGTTCCTTTCTTCAGGGTTTGGGAGACCAGGATGTGGACCTGTGAGCGTTGGCCATGTTTGAAAGGACGCTGCCAGGTGATTCACTTCTCTCCAAGTTCCAAAGTTACGAGAAAGCATTTTACATCTTTTGTATTTATCCACTAATGAGGAATCTGTTTTTGTCAGTCTGGCTGCTGGAGTCCAGATGGGAGTCGGCTTCTCTTCACTGTGCAGGGCGAGATGGTCATCTACGCTCTGACCTTCACCGACGCACCAGGTTCATGTCTCAGTCTTCATACAGAGTAACCGGTCGTCTTCAAGAATACACAGCTCGGTGGATTTTACAGCTTGAAACGTTGTCATTGTTATTCTGCAGGCATCTCTTCAGGCACATCCAAGGGATCCCAGGCAGCAGCTGTGGTGGCTGACCTATCGGAGACAACCTTTAACACACCAGATGGAGACATCATGTAAGATCTTTAAACTAAATCACTAATTGGCTGCATTTTAGTCCACGGAGGCAATTAGTGCTTCCAAACAGTCCAGGGAGAAACGGAAGTAGACGACATGAATGCTTCTCTTCACCACTTGATTATTTGATCTTTGAAGGTGAGCGTCACTCACTTCTCTTTGATTTCTTTACCAGTCTTGGTGGAGAGATCCAGTCCATTGCCTGGGATCCAAGAGGAGAGAGACTCGCAGTTATTCTTCAAGGtctttcacacttttctctcaTTCACATCAATGAAGCCATTGATTATTAGTTCAGTATAGTTTGAATAACTCTACTCGGCCTCCATCTCTCTCAGGAGAACCACAGGCAGCAGACAGACCTGCGATCATAGCAGTGTTCAAGACAAGAACCAACCCCATCTTTGAGCTGCTGCCATGGTTTGTATTGTTATATGTGGTTACTGTAAATTTCATGTCTGTGTAGCTTCAGCATTGCATTTTCCAGGATCATACTACAGTGTATCCCGTCTAGATTTGCTTATTACTGTTTTGTTTCCGTGTTTAGTGGTTTTGTTCAAGGGGAAGCTGACGCAGAGCCCAGACTGATGCAGTTCCACCCAAACTTCCAGCACGGAGCCCTGCTCACTGTGGTAAGTGTTGACCTACAAAACCATTTTATCTCTTTGATAATTCTTTGTAAATAATGGCTGGTTTTAGCGTTGGAACAGGAAAAACTAAACGTGGGAAGCTTTTTGTCAGTGTCTTGTAGTTGTTTTGAAGATGTTTCGGACAGCACCATCAGACCTGCAGATAACTCTCAATACAGCTTTTAACAGAAGATATTAAAAACGTATCATCTCCTCGACCAAGTGTAAATTTTAGCATAAGTCCCAATAATTCAATTCTTTCTAATTTTGTTGATTTATCCATCTGTTATATGGCTGATATATTTAAGTAAGGAATTATTGCTTACTGTAAATTACtgtaaaaatgttatatagagGTGAATCATTTCAATATACTGGCCTGTATGGTGGAGAAATAAGTGTTAACTTGTGTTCAATGTTGTATACAAAGGTCTTTAAAATGCTGTAACATGAAAAACATACTGGCTTCACCTCCACAttgatatctctctctctctccctttgttttcagtgttgGTCCAATGGAAGAATTACCCATGTGCCTTTCTACTTCCTGAGTAACGCTGTCCCCCACTTTGGCATGAGTGGCAGTCCGTTGTTGCCTCGCCCACAGGAAAGACAGAGTGCCTTGGCCAATCAGTCGCTCTTCTCAGAGTTAATCTCTTGACcagccatcacacacacacacacacacacatgttattttttatgtaataaATTGTCAATAAAAGTTTAGAAAGTTCTTGACACCGTTCAACTGATTTGCTTCCTTCTTTCATCAAAACATTTGAACCTGATGAACATTGTGAGGTAGTGGTGGAATGTGGATGTTAGAGCTGAAATCTTTTCCCTTCATTGAAGCGCTTGTATAACATTGTATGTTCACACTAGAAAAGTGATGATATAAATCTTAATCCGatatactttattcatcccaggTATGAATATGTATATTGTGTATAAAGCCTCAAATTACAGttgatttttgtgtgtgtgatgctgatgTGTTTCCAAATTGTGGTTTGTGGTGAAACAATATTTGAGCAGAAACAGATTGAATATGAGTATTGGGCCTTTGTTCACAGATATGTgaagacaccccccccccacacacacacacacacacctgccctACACGACTTGGCTCGTTTGTggtcatgttgtgtttctttgatttctctCCATGAACCCTGACGCATTTTTCTATATGTGTTATATGTTTAATGCAGTTTCTTTTCTATCTTTAACAATTAAACAATTATAtcgagagagtgagtgtgtagTTTTTAATCCTTATATGTAGGATATGTACCCTAGACGTTTTGTAGATTTGATTCTATATTTTGATCCTTACAGGGTCTTTTccatgttatataatatttctctGACTCAGGAGAGACCGGAGAGGAAGCAGGTCACAGAAACAAGTAGTGACGTAGTGATGCATAATTACTCTACAAAATACATGATTCCAGTcaaaaaaggttttttatttatgcCTATTAGTTCAGACAACGTGAAACCGCAGAACGAATACAGtactttttcttcctttttgttaTGAGATTCTCAAATATGAAAATACACATGTGCATCACAGTCTTAAACtttcacacacacgctcacacataGACACAGTCAAGAGTAACTGACCTCAAGAAATACaagtttaacaaaaaaaaacttttaagcACATGTGACGGTTctgttgagagaagaaaaacatcccCACGACCATTTCTGGTTTTGTTCAAatctccccccaaaaaaatcaacAATCATTCTTAATTCGGTTCTCCTTTTATTTTCCAATTTACAGCAATTAGAAgtgtaacaaaataaaaacaaaaatgatcatGGTCATGGTCATAATAAAATTAATCAAAAAATgtacacaccctcacacacacagagagacaacccACCCtggttatgtttttttacatcCTCAGAGTCCCTTGTTCAGCTTTGGGGATGTGGACTCGAGAGAAGGCCTCCAAGTCGCCCCTGTCTCCCCTGTCGTAAACCGACTgcaccccctcctccagggtggagtgtgaatgtgtggtgTGAGGCTAGTGGGAAATAAGGGATTTGTGGGAGTTGGGGGGGATTACAGAACTCATAGCACCTTCTGAAGAGAGAGCAACCCAAAGCAAAGATGGCCGTTCAGCCCCAGATCCACCAGAAAGCGATAATGATTTGGTCAGCTCAGATTTAAACTTAACattttcacttgttttttttcagcgTGAGGTAGCGTTAACAAAAATCTGGACGACTACGATAAAAAGGCAAAATTGATTTCCCTCGAATTTCTTGGGACGAGAACTGGGCCGTCTTCTGATGGGCAGTCAAGGGGAACAGGACATGGAAACATACATCCCAAATGTaacctcactttccaaaaagtGTTGGTGTGCATAtagacacatgtacacacataatgtggaaatatatataaaaccatcTGGTTGTTTATAAACACAGACCTTTACAACAATAGAACCAAGGATTTATAATACACAGTAAAGGTTTTTTGGCTCCTGCTCGTGGTGGAAGGCCTGCAGCGCCTGGATTTGGTTTTACTTACTGAGAATATATAGATTGTTTTTTGGTCTACACTGATTCAAAATGCCGTATTTGTGTGTCAGGAGGGAAACAGGGTGGGAGGTGGAGTAGGACTGGGACAGAGGTTGTGCGGCTGTTCTGTAGTGGAAAGGGGGCGTGTCGTACTTACAAAGTAAACCCGTCCAGTCCTACCTCAACTCTGCCCGTGTAGGTTAGACAATAAATAAGTGACATCAAGTCCTGTTCCTGTTCTCCATAACTTGTCCGCTTGgtccctcttcctcctggtTCTGACTCATTCCCGTCAACTGTGGGCCATGGGAAACATGACTGGATCTCAGGAAGCGGGTTGACTGAGAATGTTGCTGGTGTGGTGTACAGATATTGCCGGTGCCCTTCAGTGCTAACATCCAGGGAGTACAACTTGGAGAGCACTTTGTTGTTAGACAAAAAGTatcaattttcttttcttttttttaataatttccaGTCTTCTTTATTGTGGAAGTATGTGTAATGTTTCGTGGTTGAGTgtcatttcatttcctgttatttAGGGGGGGGCCATTGTGATACTCCGCTTTACAAGAAGCAGACTGCTCCTACTTCCACTCCAAACTCCTGATCCGCTCCTCCGATGTCCATAGGAGCAATGTCTACGATTGGCAGACGGGAGGTCTTCTGTGTTTTGTACTCAAAGACGGTCTTGCCCCACcggtctgtgtgtttctgtaggTTGACAATAGAAGAATCTCTTAATAACAGACTCATGCTACAATTAGAAATATATAGTCGATAATATTTGTTCTGCCTCTGCTCTCACCTTGCAGCCATCCTCCAACACATTGTACGTGAAGCGACTGTTGCCTTCTGCGCGGATCTCCACATCGTTGGAGCCCTGCAGCAGCAAAGCCTTCTTCAGGTTGCCTGTGGTCTGGTCCATGTAGGCAACGCTGTTCTTGCAGTGGTAAGTGAGATTCTGGGAAGCTTCATTGGACAGAAGCCTCAGGAAGGTCAGCTGGACGCTGGCAGCGATGGCAGCAGGTCCCTCCTGTGCGTAGTCAAACTGTAGAACCAGACAATCAAAATTAGCAGCTTTCATATTGAGGCTCATTTAATTTCCTCTGGATCAGGTTTCAGAAAGAAATAATCTGTAGTGGACAAGTGCACTCACGTGGAATCCTCCATTCATGGTCTCTCCGAACCAGATGTGTTTGCGGTCCTTGCTCTTGCTAGTCCACCAGCTCTTCTTGGGCACCTTGGCGATGCTTGGGTAGACGCAGGTCTGTCCGGTCTCCATGTTGCAGAAGGCCTTGATGGCGTCGGCGGTGCTGCCAATGTTGGGATCAACCCAGTAATCACCTGGAGGGTCGAGAGAAGAGCGTTAATGAGGAGTGAAGCTGAGAAACTATATGTTACTTTTGCAAACTCAGTTTTTACTGAACAAATATTTGACAGGCCGGTTGAATGATGCCCAAACATCaagatgtgtatttatttagcagGAATATATGGTGGGGGTCTCAGACTATTGGACCCAGTCACCAAAGTCTATTTAGTTGAATCCTTGCTGATTGCTAAATTTGTTGTAAGCATTCATTTCTCTTTAATATGACTGTATTTCAAATTAGTACAGTGGCTCATTTACAACCAAGAGGATTTAAGATGTGCTATAGAAATAGATCTCTAGGAGCAGTGTATTCACCAGCGAGGAACATTTTAATCTAAAAGTCAACACATCAGCACactttcttttctattttaatcctcttccactcctccacCCGACTCACCGCTCTTCCACTCAGGGTGGCACAGTTTCAGGTCCCTGCAGGAGCGAGCAGGGTTCTTCTGGGAGCCGTCGGGGCTGCGCAGGTTCTCAATCTGGCTGTTGAGGGACTTGAGTGTGGAATCGACCTCAACATCGTGCGTCCTCAGGGAGCTGGAGGCCTCATCGGCCCTCATGTACCTGAGAGGATCAGGGGACTTCTCTGAATGACCCAGACCGGCAA encodes:
- the aaas gene encoding aladin; translated protein: MCSLSLFPPPLALGQSTLCESNNELLPGSSTEDRAQQDTSPLSLYFPRESLKLHSRTESSSKAAFLDHSETLWMRSAAAWRDGGFTGLLTEITNSNTEVPKWLSVSSGCTLALLQRVSSFHGSLFPHLTLSSENMIAEFSQVLNWSDCVVRAFAWHPHTDKFAVALLDDSIKIYNPKSPTTPTLKHRLQRSVAAVQWKPLCASALAVACQNCLLVWHVDPCSLSTRPSSGCAQVLSHPGHSPVTSIAWSPNGSLLVSASPMDTAIMVWDVAAESCVPLQRVGGGGVSFLSWSPDGSHVLASTPSALFRVWETRMWTCERWPCLKGRCQSGCWSPDGSRLLFTVQGEMVIYALTFTDAPGISSGTSKGSQAAAVVADLSETTFNTPDGDIILGGEIQSIAWDPRGERLAVILQGEPQAADRPAIIAVFKTRTNPIFELLPCGFVQGEADAEPRLMQFHPNFQHGALLTVCWSNGRITHVPFYFLSNAVPHFGMSGSPLLPRPQERQSALANQSLFSELIS